In Deltaproteobacteria bacterium, the genomic window GCTTCAAGGTTTTGCTCGATTTCGGTGGCATTTTTCATTCAAAAATTACCCCCTGACATTATTATTTCCAGATAACAATCCCCTTCGCAATGAAAACCGAGCCTCCCCTGCGAACGTTGGGTCCAAATAGAGTGGAGGAAAAATTTCGCGTTCCCCCTGGTCAAAATTCTTAGGCCTTCCTTCTCTGCCATGGGCCGTTTAACTCTTCCCTTTCCAGATGCCTTTTTCCTTGAGGTATTTGACCGCCCCCGGTTGAAAGGGAGCGTAACGAGTGGCAAAATCGGCTCCCCGGAAATTCATCCTTGCGCCTTGGCTACAGGTTTCTTCTTACGAACTTTGCCGCAAAGTACTATAGCCCATTTTCAAGGAGCAATCCCGTTAAAAGTCCGAAACACGAAAAAAGCTAAAGGGGAATATTGCCGTGCTTTTTCCAGGGCCTTTCATCTTTCTTATTCGAAAAAAGTTTAAGTCCCTGAATGAGCAAACGTCTTGTATCCCTTGGATCAATTATTTCTTCAACCCAGCGCATCGCCGCAGCATGATAAGGGAAACGGCCGAAGGTGGCTTTATATTCGGCCAACCGCCGGGCCCGAACTTCCTCGGGATTTTTCGCCGCAGCGATTTCATTGCGAAAGATGATATTCACCGCCCCCTCTGGATTCATCAACCCCATCTCTGTCGTTGGCCAGGCCAAAAGCAAATCCGACCCTAAAGGCTCACCACACATCGCCGGGTTTCCTCCGCCATAGGCTTTCCGAATGTAGACCGTGAACTTCGGGACGGTCGCCTCCGAGATGGCGTGCAGCACCTTCGCCCCATGGCGGATAATTCCTCCTCTTTCTTGATCCACACCCGGCAAATAGGCGGGATTGTCCACCAAAAAAATCAAGGGGATGTTGAAGCAATCGCAAAACCGAATAAACCGGGCTTCTTTATCGGCAGCATTGATATCAATGCTGCCGGCCTTGTGTTTCGGATTATTGGCAACGATACCGACCGATCGCCCGTCTAACCGGGCAAAGCCGGTGATCATATTCTTGGCGAAGTCCGGCTTGATCTCAAAAAAGTGGCCTTTATCGAAGATCCGCTGAATGACGTGATGCATGTCATACCATTTCTTCGAATCCACCGGCACGACATCGAGCAGTTCTTCATCCCGACGGTTCGGGTCATCGCCAGTCGGGACAATCGGCGGTTCCTCTTGATTGTGGGAAGGCAGAAAACTCAAGAGCTCCTGGCATTTCTGCAAACAATCCTCATCATTCTCGGCCAAGACATCGCAACAGCCGCTCACCTCCGCATGCATCTTCGCTCCCCCAATTTCCTCTTCGGTGACATCTACAAACTGCACCGACTTGATCAGCGTGGGGGAAGCAATGTACATGTGGCTGGTCTTTTTCACCATGATGAGAAAATCCGTCAGAATGGGGGAGTAGGCGGCTCCGGCCGCACAAGGACCCATCAAAAGGCCGATTTGCGGGATCACTCCGGAAGAGATCGTGTGACAGTAAAAGTAAAGTTGGTAGGAGTCATTAAAATCACGGGTCACCGCATCCTGGATCCGTACCCCTCCGGAATCGATCATATGGATACAGGGAACCCGAGCTTTCAAAGCCTGCTTCATCACCCGAAGTGTTTTTTTTCCATGAATCGTACCCTGGCTCCCCCCCGCGATAGTGAAGTCCTGGGCATAGCCATAAACGGGGCGACCCTTGACACTCCCATACCCGGTGATGACCCCATCGCCGGTTAAGTCCTGTTGATCAATATCGAAACCGGTGATCCGGGGTTTGGCAAAAAGGCCCAGCTCTACAAAAGTGCCTG contains:
- a CDS encoding acyl-CoA carboxylase subunit beta, which codes for MRQKLAELKAERERVINLASPKAVERQHSRGKMTARERINFFYDPGTFVELGLFAKPRITGFDIDQQDLTGDGVITGYGSVKGRPVYGYAQDFTIAGGSQGTIHGKKTLRVMKQALKARVPCIHMIDSGGVRIQDAVTRDFNDSYQLYFYCHTISSGVIPQIGLLMGPCAAGAAYSPILTDFLIMVKKTSHMYIASPTLIKSVQFVDVTEEEIGGAKMHAEVSGCCDVLAENDEDCLQKCQELLSFLPSHNQEEPPIVPTGDDPNRRDEELLDVVPVDSKKWYDMHHVIQRIFDKGHFFEIKPDFAKNMITGFARLDGRSVGIVANNPKHKAGSIDINAADKEARFIRFCDCFNIPLIFLVDNPAYLPGVDQERGGIIRHGAKVLHAISEATVPKFTVYIRKAYGGGNPAMCGEPLGSDLLLAWPTTEMGLMNPEGAVNIIFRNEIAAAKNPEEVRARRLAEYKATFGRFPYHAAAMRWVEEIIDPRDTRRLLIQGLKLFSNKKDERPWKKHGNIPL